One bacterium genomic window carries:
- a CDS encoding FAD-dependent oxidoreductase — protein MSNEKTVSQVLVVGGGIAGIQATLDLANAGYSVYVVEKSASLGGMIPHLHRTYPTCICCKIDSSVAECIRNPNIEVLLDSEVVEVNGEAGNFQATVRDKDKTGSLNVGAIILSAGFEPFDPAGYDTYAYTQFPNLVTSVEFEVLQKPTGPNQGILRRPSDNKEPARIAWLQCVGSRDINQGGNGYCSSVCCMYALKEALNIKEARPQVEAAIFYMDLRAHGKGFENYTNQALEKGVRLIRSRVHTIYPVPESADLRIQYPDDNGHLQTESYDMVVLSVGLKPSRQAIVLAEKLGVDLSPNHFVQAKPFEPATTSVPGIFVCGALNGPMDISHAVTNASAVVAQIGAYLKPTASRPEEKPSEVLSLSEEPLSLMDVPVEKQALVVGGGVAGMESALKLAKQGYPVTIVEKKDRLGGHALCVSKTWQGYCVPDYLTRLINEVSNHPKIVLHLESEIGKTSGFLGNFKSTIRNSQSEIKIKHGVTILATGADVTKPAEYLYGQNHNVWNWSEFDEQMIKDPGVFEQAKAAVFIQCVGSREEQRSYCSNLCCSFAVRKAIDLKTKNPDMNIYVLYREMRTYGEREDIYKQARLLGVMFIRYTLENKPEVCEKDNGRLWVTVTDHVLGLPVMIEPDFICLQSAIVSQGSEKLAKQFKVALDKDGFFVESPAKLKPVEAMTEGVFLAGMALSPKSIDESIIQGQAAAGRAMAILSRDTIAIGGVVAEVDEEKCVGCLTCVRMCPFQVPIVDPEQRVASIEPGLCRGCGICVSECPGKAISLAGYTDQQLIAKTESLLFS, from the coding sequence ATGAGTAATGAAAAAACAGTTAGCCAGGTTTTAGTAGTTGGAGGCGGCATAGCCGGAATCCAGGCAACTCTGGATCTGGCAAATGCAGGCTATAGTGTTTATGTGGTTGAAAAGTCAGCTTCATTGGGCGGTATGATCCCCCATTTACACAGAACCTATCCAACTTGTATCTGCTGCAAGATAGACTCTTCTGTGGCAGAGTGTATCCGGAATCCTAATATTGAAGTTCTGCTCGACTCAGAAGTAGTTGAGGTAAACGGAGAGGCCGGCAATTTCCAGGCAACTGTGCGGGATAAAGATAAGACCGGGAGTCTGAATGTTGGGGCTATCATCTTATCAGCCGGTTTTGAACCATTTGACCCGGCCGGTTATGATACCTATGCCTATACCCAATTCCCAAACCTGGTTACCAGTGTAGAATTTGAAGTCTTACAAAAACCCACCGGGCCTAATCAGGGAATCTTGAGACGCCCTTCTGATAATAAGGAGCCAGCGAGAATTGCCTGGCTGCAATGTGTGGGCTCAAGGGATATTAATCAGGGTGGTAATGGGTATTGTTCCTCGGTTTGCTGTATGTACGCCCTTAAGGAGGCACTTAATATCAAAGAAGCCAGACCCCAGGTAGAGGCGGCCATCTTTTATATGGACCTGCGGGCACATGGAAAAGGGTTTGAGAACTACACCAACCAGGCACTTGAAAAAGGGGTCAGGTTGATTCGCTCCCGGGTTCATACCATATATCCTGTGCCGGAAAGTGCTGATTTGAGGATTCAATATCCAGATGACAACGGCCACCTGCAAACAGAATCTTATGATATGGTGGTTCTCTCTGTTGGCTTAAAACCTTCCCGACAAGCAATAGTTCTGGCTGAAAAGCTTGGGGTAGATTTGAGTCCCAATCATTTTGTTCAAGCCAAACCATTTGAGCCGGCAACCACTTCTGTGCCAGGTATCTTTGTCTGTGGTGCCCTGAATGGACCAATGGATATTAGCCATGCGGTTACCAATGCAAGTGCGGTTGTGGCCCAAATTGGAGCTTATCTTAAACCAACTGCTTCTCGACCAGAAGAAAAGCCTTCTGAAGTATTAAGTCTATCTGAGGAACCACTTAGCCTGATGGATGTGCCTGTAGAAAAACAAGCTTTGGTGGTAGGCGGTGGTGTGGCAGGTATGGAAAGTGCCCTGAAACTGGCTAAACAGGGCTATCCAGTAACAATTGTGGAGAAAAAAGACCGATTGGGTGGTCATGCCCTCTGCGTAAGTAAAACCTGGCAGGGATATTGCGTTCCTGACTACCTGACCAGGCTCATCAATGAAGTGAGCAATCATCCTAAAATAGTGCTGCACCTTGAAAGCGAGATAGGTAAAACTTCAGGTTTCCTTGGCAATTTCAAATCCACAATCCGAAATTCGCAATCCGAAATTAAAATTAAGCATGGGGTGACTATTCTGGCTACCGGGGCTGATGTTACTAAACCAGCCGAATACCTCTACGGCCAGAACCATAATGTATGGAACTGGTCTGAGTTTGATGAGCAGATGATAAAAGACCCTGGTGTATTTGAACAGGCAAAAGCAGCCGTTTTTATTCAGTGTGTAGGCTCTCGGGAAGAACAGCGGTCATACTGTAGTAACCTGTGCTGTTCTTTTGCGGTGCGTAAGGCTATAGACCTGAAGACAAAGAATCCTGATATGAATATTTATGTGCTTTACCGTGAGATGCGTACCTATGGAGAGCGGGAAGATATTTACAAGCAGGCCCGCCTGCTGGGTGTGATGTTTATCCGCTATACCCTTGAAAATAAGCCTGAGGTTTGTGAGAAAGATAATGGGAGGCTTTGGGTAACTGTTACCGATCATGTGCTTGGCCTACCAGTAATGATTGAACCTGACTTTATTTGTCTACAGTCTGCCATCGTAAGCCAGGGCAGTGAAAAGTTGGCTAAACAGTTCAAGGTGGCTCTGGATAAAGATGGCTTCTTTGTAGAATCACCAGCTAAACTAAAACCAGTAGAGGCGATGACAGAGGGAGTGTTTTTGGCCGGAATGGCCTTGTCTCCAAAATCTATAGACGAGAGTATTATTCAAGGACAGGCTGCTGCCGGTCGGGCAATGGCAATATTATCCCGGGATACCATTGCTATTGGTGGGGTTGTGGCTGAGGTGGATGAGGAAAAATGTGTTGGGTGCCTCACCTGTGTGCGTATGTGCCCGTTCCAGGTGCCGATTGTGGATCCGGAGCAGCGAGTAGCCTCTATTGAGCCAGGGTTATGCCGCGGCTGCGGAATATGTGTCTCGGAATGCCCGGGCAAGGCCATCAGTCTGGCAGGTTATACCGATCAACAACTGATAGCCAAAACAGAATCGCTTTTATTCTCATAG
- a CDS encoding MerR family transcriptional regulator, with the protein MKELTAFYNISTAAERLGISVRMLREYEKDGLIKPYRNPSNGYRLFSNDDIQWIRCVRDLIHQQGLNIKGIQRLLMVMPCWEIKNCPEETRRKCTTVIDRTVPCWTLANGSCANANKCRTCKVYLEAQKNIK; encoded by the coding sequence TTGAAGGAATTAACTGCCTTTTATAATATTTCCACCGCGGCGGAGAGATTAGGCATAAGTGTCCGTATGCTTCGAGAATATGAAAAAGATGGGTTGATTAAACCTTATCGAAATCCGTCTAATGGCTATAGACTGTTCTCTAACGATGATATTCAATGGATTCGGTGTGTCCGGGATTTGATTCATCAGCAGGGATTAAATATTAAAGGTATTCAGCGGTTATTAATGGTTATGCCCTGTTGGGAAATTAAAAATTGCCCTGAGGAAACCCGCCGGAAATGTACGACAGTGATTGATAGAACAGTGCCGTGTTGGACATTAGCCAACGGCAGTTGTGCTAATGCTAATAAATGTCGAACCTGTAAGGTCTATCTTGAAGCTCAAAAGAATATAAAGTAA
- a CDS encoding MerR family transcriptional regulator: MVELSKQESYSVTNAAKRLGISISTLREYEKRGLIRPFHDPVNGRSRFFNEDLKWIRHIRNLIHQEKLNIVSIQRLLAVIACWKSKNCPEAKREKCQAFSDKTLPCWVVTCSKEINKCRDCKVYLQSCERGNQNFLSKVGNYYC, from the coding sequence ATGGTAGAATTAAGTAAACAAGAATCTTATTCTGTGACTAATGCGGCTAAAAGATTAGGTATAAGCATCAGTACCCTTCGAGAATATGAGAAAAGAGGATTAATCAGGCCATTTCATGACCCGGTAAATGGCCGCAGTCGATTCTTTAATGAAGACCTGAAATGGATTCGCCATATTCGTAACCTGATTCACCAGGAGAAATTGAATATCGTCAGTATTCAACGGCTATTAGCAGTCATTGCCTGTTGGAAGTCTAAAAATTGCCCTGAAGCTAAAAGGGAAAAATGTCAAGCTTTCAGTGACAAGACTCTGCCCTGCTGGGTGGTAACTTGTAGTAAAGAAATCAATAAATGTCGGGATTGTAAGGTTTACCTTCAATCTTGTGAAAGAGGAAACCAAAATTTTTTGAGTAAAGTCGGCAATTATTATTGCTAA
- a CDS encoding transcriptional repressor, whose product MPGPPWWHGKFRDCGCRMTIPRQAILNVLTGTSEHLSAEDIYLAVHKVYPAVGLTTVYRTLDLLAQMGLVFKFDFGDGRNRYELIKGTNQHHHHLVCTNCGRIIDYSDFIEEEVKLFNQVESALSQKHNFEIIAHQVQFLGRCNNCKSGK is encoded by the coding sequence ATGCCAGGTCCTCCATGGTGGCATGGAAAATTTAGAGATTGTGGGTGTCGGATGACTATACCCAGGCAGGCAATTCTTAATGTGTTGACTGGCACCTCTGAGCATTTGAGCGCAGAGGATATATATTTAGCTGTTCATAAGGTATATCCAGCCGTCGGCTTGACTACGGTCTATCGAACCCTGGATTTGTTAGCTCAGATGGGTCTGGTATTTAAATTTGATTTTGGTGATGGAAGAAACCGATATGAACTGATAAAAGGAACTAATCAACATCATCACCATCTGGTCTGTACTAATTGTGGCAGGATAATCGACTATTCCGACTTTATTGAGGAGGAGGTAAAACTCTTTAATCAGGTGGAATCAGCATTATCCCAGAAGCATAATTTTGAAATCATTGCCCACCAGGTTCAGTTTTTAGGAAGATGTAATAATTGTAAATCTGGTAAATAG
- a CDS encoding alpha-amylase family glycosyl hydrolase encodes MISQEDVIYFILTDRFCDGDPNNNQDVDKNNLKQYHGGDFAGIIKKIPYLKKLGITTVWITPVYLSIGTVGDSAGYHGYWALDFERIDPHLYSQDPSLAEGSKEYLKRLVDKLHKANIKVILDMVVNHTSYHNQAYHDYPYKKIQDTWFNPARAEWDEIESPLAGLPDLNHDLPEVADYFVNNIVDWIEQTGIDGIRMDTIKHVEKRFWHFFKSYVKGKYRNITLLGEYLGYDVYRISEYQKAHDFDTLFDFPLCAVIKEVFIHNAPMTKLAQPRLKEGEPEGILDMDKYYTNANRLVTMIDNHDLDKRFMTEILDKVGHWDMDLAVEIFKTVLTFLFTTRGIPQIYYGTEIGMEGYGDPDNRKSMPWKKVFGDKLTPIVKPQSEIFNHLKSLIKLQRENKAITCGYLFTLYVDTFIYAYLREFRGNTIIVVINNGLTPMPSPLSIPIEVNSNIPPRIKENLQKGKTLTNLLNPKEIIPYENGQISVKLHRKEAKVYKLS; translated from the coding sequence ATGATTAGTCAAGAAGATGTTATTTACTTTATCCTTACAGATAGGTTCTGTGATGGTGACCCGAACAACAATCAGGATGTGGATAAGAATAATCTTAAACAATATCACGGTGGTGATTTTGCGGGGATTATAAAAAAAATACCTTATCTTAAAAAATTAGGCATTACTACAGTTTGGATTACACCGGTTTACTTATCTATTGGAACAGTTGGCGATTCTGCTGGTTACCACGGTTATTGGGCACTTGATTTCGAGCGAATTGACCCTCACCTTTACTCACAAGACCCTTCATTGGCTGAAGGGAGCAAAGAGTATTTAAAGAGATTAGTCGATAAACTTCACAAGGCAAATATCAAGGTCATACTCGATATGGTAGTTAATCATACGAGTTATCATAATCAAGCTTATCACGACTATCCCTACAAAAAGATACAGGACACCTGGTTCAATCCTGCCAGAGCAGAATGGGATGAGATAGAATCTCCACTTGCCGGGCTACCTGACTTGAATCATGACCTGCCTGAAGTAGCCGATTACTTTGTCAATAATATCGTTGATTGGATAGAACAAACAGGAATTGACGGCATTCGTATGGATACAATTAAGCATGTAGAAAAAAGGTTCTGGCATTTCTTTAAATCCTATGTCAAAGGAAAATATCGAAATATTACCTTACTTGGTGAATATTTAGGCTATGATGTCTATCGGATATCTGAGTACCAAAAGGCACATGATTTTGATACCCTCTTTGATTTTCCTCTATGTGCAGTTATCAAAGAGGTTTTTATCCACAATGCTCCTATGACCAAACTTGCTCAACCCAGACTAAAAGAGGGTGAACCTGAAGGTATCCTTGATATGGATAAGTATTACACTAATGCCAACCGATTAGTTACCATGATAGATAATCATGATTTAGATAAAAGATTTATGACAGAAATATTAGATAAGGTAGGACATTGGGATATGGATTTAGCTGTAGAGATATTCAAAACCGTTCTGACTTTCTTATTCACTACCAGAGGTATCCCTCAGATTTACTACGGCACAGAAATAGGTATGGAGGGCTATGGCGACCCGGACAATCGTAAAAGTATGCCATGGAAAAAGGTTTTTGGGGATAAATTAACGCCCATAGTTAAACCACAAAGTGAAATCTTCAATCATCTAAAATCACTTATTAAATTACAAAGGGAAAATAAGGCTATCACTTGTGGTTATTTGTTCACCCTTTATGTCGATACTTTCATCTATGCCTATCTGCGGGAATTTCGCGGGAATACCATCATTGTGGTCATCAATAACGGCTTAACCCCGATGCCTTCTCCCCTTTCGATACCTATTGAAGTAAATTCTAATATTCCACCCAGAATTAAAGAAAACCTGCAAAAGGGAAAAACACTGACTAATCTATTAAATCCAAAAGAGATAATCCCTTATGAGAATGGACAAATCAGTGTCAAACTACACAGGAAAGAGGCAAAGGTATATAAGTTAAGTTAG
- a CDS encoding hydrogenase iron-sulfur subunit produces the protein MAEFEPKLIVFCCTNCPSSAAKVSETMGLSIPTNVKVVQIPCTGRVDILHLLKAIESGADGVYVFGCSDGNCQFTDGNIKAKRRVARAKKVLDEIGIGGQRVEMYSMSAAMGQRFVEVSREMTEKIRELGPSPLRKK, from the coding sequence ATGGCAGAGTTTGAACCAAAGTTAATTGTCTTTTGTTGTACCAATTGTCCCTCTTCAGCAGCCAAAGTAAGTGAAACTATGGGGCTGAGCATTCCAACCAATGTTAAAGTTGTCCAGATACCCTGTACCGGCCGGGTGGATATTTTGCATTTGCTCAAGGCTATTGAATCAGGGGCTGACGGGGTATATGTATTTGGCTGCTCGGATGGTAACTGTCAGTTTACAGATGGCAATATCAAGGCTAAACGGCGAGTAGCACGGGCTAAAAAGGTGCTCGATGAAATTGGAATTGGTGGACAGCGAGTTGAAATGTATAGCATGAGTGCAGCTATGGGGCAAAGATTTGTTGAGGTTTCCCGGGAGATGACTGAGAAGATACGAGAACTGGGGCCAAGTCCACTGAGGAAGAAGTAA
- a CDS encoding Rrf2 family transcriptional regulator has product MKIPSKVHYAIVILIDIARQSKGATVTGNEIARRQNISFSSVAQLLNKLKHAGMLESVRGGVTGGYHFKGVPSEISVKKIIEAIDPGFCLCPGTEIKTDKEVDDTVRSFWQELEAEMETRLEITTVEELARRTANSKK; this is encoded by the coding sequence ATGAAAATTCCATCTAAAGTGCATTATGCTATTGTAATTCTGATAGATATTGCCAGACAGAGCAAAGGAGCAACTGTTACCGGCAATGAGATAGCCCGCAGGCAAAATATCTCCTTTTCATCTGTAGCTCAGCTTCTCAATAAACTAAAACATGCTGGGATGCTGGAAAGTGTTAGGGGTGGGGTTACTGGTGGATACCATTTTAAAGGGGTACCTTCAGAGATAAGTGTAAAAAAAATCATTGAGGCAATAGACCCTGGGTTTTGTCTTTGTCCGGGGACTGAAATAAAAACAGACAAAGAAGTAGATGATACGGTGCGTTCTTTCTGGCAAGAGCTCGAAGCAGAAATGGAGACCAGGTTAGAGATAACTACCGTTGAGGAACTGGCCAGACGAACAGCAAACAGCAAAAAGTAG
- a CDS encoding (Fe-S)-binding protein, with product MEAIQLKSIPDELKKILKKADLSACLTCNTCTGGCIVTDCPQMDGLDIRKVLRMLAYGMVDEVVHSKFPWVCTICGRCMYACPMKVDIVHIMELMKALRPRDKVPGVLHKGTEKALATGNNMGIPEAVYFQVLEMVEEELREEEGFADFKLPIDKDGADVAFYPNSKEISADSDDMKWYWKIFYAAKADWTIPGKNWEAVDWGLFTGNEEASMTLARRKIDFVQKHNIKRLILPDCGGGSFGCRLGIEKWKEKDANLSIDYLYIYDIIIEYLKQGRIKVDKSKNTKLHVWHDSCKHGRVAELFFGQGMYDEPRWILAQCTDNIVEMYPTGPNSFCCGAGGGMWPGPYKEELTYNGLKKAESIKNSGAEVVVTGCSNCRDQIMKNLKGKYNLDIEVKYIWQLVAESLILE from the coding sequence ATGGAAGCTATTCAATTAAAATCAATCCCGGATGAACTTAAAAAAATTCTGAAAAAAGCAGATTTGTCTGCCTGTTTGACCTGTAATACCTGTACGGGTGGATGTATTGTTACAGATTGTCCCCAGATGGATGGGCTGGATATCCGCAAGGTACTGCGAATGTTGGCCTATGGAATGGTGGATGAGGTGGTGCATTCCAAATTTCCCTGGGTTTGCACCATTTGTGGAAGATGTATGTATGCCTGCCCGATGAAAGTTGACATTGTTCACATAATGGAATTGATGAAGGCTCTTAGACCCAGGGATAAGGTGCCTGGGGTGCTACATAAGGGGACAGAAAAGGCGCTGGCTACTGGAAATAATATGGGTATTCCTGAAGCGGTATATTTCCAGGTGTTAGAAATGGTTGAGGAAGAACTGCGAGAAGAAGAAGGGTTTGCTGATTTTAAGCTGCCCATAGACAAAGATGGTGCGGATGTTGCCTTTTACCCTAATTCTAAAGAGATTTCGGCAGATTCGGATGATATGAAATGGTACTGGAAGATATTTTATGCCGCTAAAGCAGACTGGACTATTCCAGGTAAAAATTGGGAAGCGGTTGACTGGGGCCTTTTTACTGGGAATGAAGAAGCATCCATGACCTTAGCCCGGCGCAAGATTGACTTTGTCCAAAAGCACAATATCAAACGGCTGATTCTACCTGACTGCGGTGGGGGTTCTTTTGGCTGCCGCTTAGGCATTGAGAAATGGAAAGAGAAGGATGCTAATTTAAGTATTGATTATCTCTACATCTACGATATTATCATCGAATACCTGAAACAAGGCCGGATAAAGGTTGACAAGAGTAAGAACACTAAACTCCATGTCTGGCATGATTCCTGTAAGCACGGTCGGGTAGCAGAGCTTTTTTTTGGCCAGGGCATGTATGATGAACCAAGATGGATACTGGCCCAGTGTACAGATAATATTGTAGAGATGTATCCCACAGGCCCCAATTCATTCTGCTGTGGTGCTGGTGGTGGCATGTGGCCCGGGCCGTATAAAGAAGAACTTACTTACAATGGCCTCAAAAAAGCCGAGTCGATAAAAAACTCAGGAGCCGAGGTTGTAGTTACGGGTTGTTCCAACTGCCGGGATCAGATCATGAAAAACCTGAAAGGCAAGTACAATTTAGATATCGAAGTCAAATATATCTGGCAGTTGGTAGCCGAATCCTTAATTTTGGAATAG
- a CDS encoding PocR ligand-binding domain-containing protein, whose protein sequence is MTITELAPLDFWKGVGEKVYNLTGLTGVTFNAENKAIHPPAAFANKICAEIKANPSTSASICGMAHQSLSAMAKKKGKPIVEECDLNMIKIVVPVFKNGEFLGTTGGCGLLPEDEEEGVNTFLASKGLEKEEAEIESLAEGIGILSQDKIDAVIKLILLKLKEAGADEIKQD, encoded by the coding sequence ATGACAATTACTGAATTAGCACCCCTGGATTTTTGGAAGGGGGTTGGAGAAAAGGTGTATAACCTGACAGGTTTGACCGGGGTCACATTTAATGCGGAAAATAAGGCTATTCATCCACCAGCTGCCTTTGCTAACAAGATTTGTGCGGAAATAAAAGCCAATCCTTCCACCAGTGCATCAATCTGTGGAATGGCTCATCAGTCCCTGTCGGCTATGGCGAAGAAAAAGGGTAAACCGATAGTAGAAGAATGTGATTTGAATATGATAAAAATAGTTGTGCCTGTTTTCAAAAATGGAGAATTCCTGGGCACTACTGGTGGCTGTGGACTATTGCCAGAAGATGAAGAAGAGGGAGTGAACACATTCTTAGCATCCAAAGGACTGGAGAAAGAAGAAGCAGAAATAGAATCGCTGGCAGAAGGAATTGGTATTCTATCCCAGGATAAAATTGATGCAGTCATAAAACTTATTCTCCTGAAGTTGAAAGAAGCAGGAGCAGATGAGATAAAACAAGATTAA